AGCTTGAGCGCCTCGTTGAGGGCATCGTTGACGGCTCGGGCAGTTTTTAGTTTGAATATGCTAGTGGCGTAGTAATCGGGCATGGATGAAACTAAGATTATTGGGTGATTTTGCAACGCTCTCAGGAGATAGTAGACTTTGTGTCCGCCCATCACGAAGTTGCGCCGCACTTCACGTTCTGCGCTTTTTATGTCGCTGAGTCGCGTCATCCAATCGTAAAACACTTGATTTCCAACGCCCTCTGTACATTCCGCTACTAGAATGATTACGCCGTTTCGCTTTACGACATCTAAAACGTTTTCAACGCTTTTGAGTGCCTGATATAGGTTGATGTCCGCGGGGTATCCGCCTGCACTAAGGACCACTATGTCAGCACGGCGGTCCACAGTGACTCGGTACAATTCATCAACTAATTTTACGCCTTCCATAAATGCGGCTTCTAAATCGCCTGCGAACGCTTTTACGATTTCGCCCTTTTTGTTTTCGACTACGTTGAGGATAAAATCTACTTTTGCCAGCCGCGCTGCCTCCATCATGTCGATGTGGACGGGGTTGTCTTGCAGGTTGCCTGTGAAGGCGTTGGAGTTGACCATTAGGGCATGGTTGACTTTTATTGTTTCTTCGCCAGCCACAGCGGGCAAGACGCTTTTTCTGCCTCCGCCGTATCCAGCATAGTAGTGAAGGTTCACATCGCCAAGCAGCACACGGACATCGGCTTCGGCGAATACACGGTTAACCAGGACTTTGTTACCTTGCGTCTTAGTGGTTCCAATATTGACTAAGTCGGGGGCGCGGCAATCATGGCTAATGGCTTTTACGCGTTTGAGCACTTCTTCGCCGAGTAACTCTTTGGCTTCTTCAGGCTTAGCTGCCCGATGGGTTCCACAGCCAAAAATTACCGTGATGTTCTCGTCTTTTACCCCTGCAGCGCCGAGTTCCGCTAACACGGGCAATATTAGGGTTTGACTGGGAGATTTTCGGGTGGCGTCGTCTACGACTATGGCGACTTTGCTTTCTGGCTTGGCTATTTCACGTAGAAGTTTGGTTCCTATGGGTTCTTTGAGGGCACGTTCCACTTCGGCTTTTGGGTCCGCTACGCCTTGGCGCTCCGCAGGTTCAATTGTGCCTAGCAGGTTTCGGGCGGGAATCCGGACACAAACATCGGTTTTTCCGTAAGGTAACCAAACATCAACCATGGCTAGTCACGCATATTATCATCTACTCACCTTAAGAAACTATTAAGCCTTATTAAACCCCCACAACCTCTGGGCGGCTTGACCTTTTTGCTTTTTTAACAGTTACTAACGATTACCCAATTTCAAAAAGAAGGCTATGTAAAGCGAATCGGAAACGCAACAAAACACACCTACACTCGAAAGGGGGCCCGTCACACTTTGTGTTCTGTTGAGTTTGCGTTTGGCTGATATGGTTTTTATTGCGCCGTGGCATTTTCATATTGAATTAGAGGAGAGGTACACAGGGTTTGAATGGTAAACCACTCGTCAGCATAATCAGCGCCGGCATGTCAAAATTTGGAAAACGCGACGGCTTATTAACTCGTGAACTATTCAGCGAAGCCGCCAAAGAAGCCTTTGACCGCTGCCCCAAACTGCAGCCTAAAAGCGACATAAAAGCCCTCTTCGTGGGGCACATGGGCGAAGCCTACGAACACCAAGGCCACACGGGAAGCACCATAGCAGATTGGGCAGGTCTCGCAGGCGTTCCAGCCACCCGCACCGAAGCCGCATGCGGCTCATCAGGCGCCGCCCTACGCTCAGGCGTCTATGCAGTTCTCTCTGGCTTAGCAGACGTGGTGGTAGTCGGGGGAGTTGAGAAGATGACTCATCGCACCACCGCCGAAGTCACCGAATACCTCGCCATGGCATCTGATTATCCCTTTGAACAATTCCACGGCATCACCTTCCCCGGACTCTTCGCGTTGATGGCAACCGCGCACATGCATGCTTACGGGACTACCGAGGAACAAATTAGTACAGTAGCCGTCAAAAACCACTATCACGGTAGCCTCAACCCCAAAGCACATATGCAAAAAGAAGTAAGTCTCCAAACCGTTATGGCTTCCAAGTATGTGGCGTGGCCCCTTAAACTCTATGACTGCTCGCTTATCTCTGACGGCGCCAGTTGCATCATCCTTTCAAAGCCTGAGCTTGCCAAAAAATACAGTGACCAAACCGTCCAAATCGTTGGCAGCGGTCAAGCAACCGATACCATTGGGCTCTATCAACGCAAAAGTTTCACCTCGCTTAACTCTACTAAACTCGCCGCTAAAGAAGCCTATCAGATGGCTCAAATCACGCCCGAACAGGTGAATTTAGCAGAAGTCCATGACTGCTTCACCATCGCAGAATTGATACATTACGAGGACCTTGGCTTCTGCAAAGTAGGAGAAGCAGGCAAATACGTTGAAAGCGGCGCAACCCGCCTCGGCGGCATCTTACCAGTCAACACCAGCGGCGGCTTAAAATCCAAAGGTCACCCCGTCGGCGCAACAGGCACCGCACAGGCATACGAGATGTATCTGCAACTCACAGACCAAGCCGACCGGCGCCAAGTACAAGACGCCCAAATCGGGTTAACCCAAAACATCGGCGGTTCAGGCGCTACCGCGTCTGTGCACATATACAGGAGAGACCAATAATGAGTAACCCAACCGACCCCTTTACGATTGAGCAATTCTACAAGTTCCTATCCCAAGGCAAACTGATGGCTGGCAAATGCTTAACTTGCGGCAAAATCCACCTCCCCCCGCGCCCCCTATGCGACAACTGTTATAGTCAACAATTCCAGTGGCTACCTATCAACGGCAAAGGCAAACTACTCACATACACCGTAATTCATGTTGCGCCTCAGCAATTCCAAAGCCTAACGCCTTACGCCGTCGGCATCGTTGAACTTGAGACCGGCCTTAAAATTCCCGGCATGATTCAGGGTCTCGGGCAGGAGCAGCTTAAAATCGGCATGGAACTCACGCTGGACTTCGGTACCTGCAGTTCGCCGCAGCAGTGGCCTCAATGGCCCCGTTACTGCTTCAAACCGTAAGCCTAAAATTCATTATTTTTTTAAGGCGGGAGTTATCGACAAGATATAGGGCGCCGGAGTCTATTTTTTAAAAAATATCATTGTTAACTTGGTGAGAACATGATGCCGGAAAAAATCTCAAATTCAGGAAGAGAGAAAACTCCCAACATCCGCAGTCCTCACCAAGGGATATAGTGCTAGCTCGTTTGATTTATGTGTAACGCCGTGAAAACCGTAGCGAGCGCGGTCACTAAACTTGAATGATTTTTTCAAAAAGCGCCTTGAAGAGATGGTCATGTATTTGTTTAGCTACTGTTGAACGTTGGAGGGGGTCTTTGCAGAGCCTTCGGTGTTCTTCAATGTGGGCATCTATGGCGCCTCCCACTGCTTCAACATTTGGGATAATTGGAATTTCGAACCCGCATGTGCATTTTATG
The DNA window shown above is from Candidatus Bathyarchaeota archaeon and carries:
- the larA gene encoding nickel-dependent lactate racemase, whose translation is MVDVWLPYGKTDVCVRIPARNLLGTIEPAERQGVADPKAEVERALKEPIGTKLLREIAKPESKVAIVVDDATRKSPSQTLILPVLAELGAAGVKDENITVIFGCGTHRAAKPEEAKELLGEEVLKRVKAISHDCRAPDLVNIGTTKTQGNKVLVNRVFAEADVRVLLGDVNLHYYAGYGGGRKSVLPAVAGEETIKVNHALMVNSNAFTGNLQDNPVHIDMMEAARLAKVDFILNVVENKKGEIVKAFAGDLEAAFMEGVKLVDELYRVTVDRRADIVVLSAGGYPADINLYQALKSVENVLDVVKRNGVIILVAECTEGVGNQVFYDWMTRLSDIKSAEREVRRNFVMGGHKVYYLLRALQNHPIILVSSMPDYYATSIFKLKTARAVNDALNEALKLAGSASRVWAMPQGNYTLPVYKSLE
- a CDS encoding thiolase domain-containing protein, yielding MNGKPLVSIISAGMSKFGKRDGLLTRELFSEAAKEAFDRCPKLQPKSDIKALFVGHMGEAYEHQGHTGSTIADWAGLAGVPATRTEAACGSSGAALRSGVYAVLSGLADVVVVGGVEKMTHRTTAEVTEYLAMASDYPFEQFHGITFPGLFALMATAHMHAYGTTEEQISTVAVKNHYHGSLNPKAHMQKEVSLQTVMASKYVAWPLKLYDCSLISDGASCIILSKPELAKKYSDQTVQIVGSGQATDTIGLYQRKSFTSLNSTKLAAKEAYQMAQITPEQVNLAEVHDCFTIAELIHYEDLGFCKVGEAGKYVESGATRLGGILPVNTSGGLKSKGHPVGATGTAQAYEMYLQLTDQADRRQVQDAQIGLTQNIGGSGATASVHIYRRDQ
- a CDS encoding Zn-ribbon domain-containing OB-fold protein — encoded protein: MSNPTDPFTIEQFYKFLSQGKLMAGKCLTCGKIHLPPRPLCDNCYSQQFQWLPINGKGKLLTYTVIHVAPQQFQSLTPYAVGIVELETGLKIPGMIQGLGQEQLKIGMELTLDFGTCSSPQQWPQWPRYCFKP